DNA sequence from the Tachysurus fulvidraco isolate hzauxx_2018 chromosome 1, HZAU_PFXX_2.0, whole genome shotgun sequence genome:
GCACCGCTACTCAAGCgccataattatatattattattattattattattattattattattattattattattattattattagtattattagtattattattattattattatgcagtaGGAAAGATAACctactgtaaataatgttagaGCTGGTGTTGAGGAAAATGAATCAGTAAAACTATTTGCCGCTCATTTGCGCTACATGCATGATTCTTCTGTATGAAGTATAGCCTCTGAAGAGGATGTATTCTTGGTGTATACATTTTTCTAGAATAGACTGTTCCTGATGATCACATTAGAACATACTAATAAATTTAACTGAACAGATTTTCCCCTCTTCATGTATTGATCATGGAAATTGGAATACTTAGTATTCTTCTTGCAGTTaacaaatacataataaaactTAAGAATGCACAATAATAGTTAAGCCCAACATGTTTTATATAGCACTCAGCGAGTTGATGATTTTGGATTCCATTCACAATTGTCACATGCTTTTGTTCTCAATAAATTACACAATGTACATAAGTAAAGATTATATAATCTAAgatcaaatgtttgtttttacttttcttttaaatgataACATAatttttagtttgtgtgtgtgtgtgtgtgtgtgtgtgtgtgtgtgtgtgtgtgtgtgtgtgtgtgtgtgtgtgtgtgtgtgtgtgtgtgtgtgtgtgtgtgtgtgtgtgtgtgtgagagagagagagattttagaGAATATATACATTTCTAGATTTCCTATGCCTAGATAAATACAACAATGGTGTGATAATACATGAAATAAGTATCCCGTATGAAATCAGCAATTTTACTTGAAAGTTCTCAAGtaagataaatatttattacacagCTTGACCTGATGATCAACTACGCGGAGTGGAGACTGTTCTCTGCTTCTGCTTTTCATCCAAAATTCAGTGAAATTGTGAGGTGACTTCTGGGCTTGGTGGATTTTATCCATTTAGTTGGTCAGTGAAAATATGGGAAGTCTAATAAGtgagtatatattttttattgctccATGAATGCTTCAATTCTGTTTAAAGAAGtttaaatgaaaggaaaatataatgtttttttctttgttaatctATAGCCAAAGCAGCTGATCAGCAACATTTGTTAGATGATAGAGATGAAggtaaataacaaaattaatgaattaGTGGCatctttttaaccatttataatttataatcaaatgtaaatttctgttttcttaatAAACAGTCACACTCTTGGACGAGATGTCTGTTGTGCTTATGGGTCGTCATGGAGTTGGGAAGAATACAGTTGGGAATGCTATTCTTAAGAAGAAGGCCTTTAGATCCAAAGATAGCTCTAAAGACTACTACTTGAagcatgaaaacacaacatttggcagacataTTATTGTGACACGTGTCCCTGGCTGGCATGCCGATTTAAACTCTGAAAAGAATTTCCAACATTGGCGAGTGATTAAAGACAGCTTGTGGTCGGTTAAGGAAAAACCCCATGCTATTATCCTAGTTGTTGATATGAACACTAAACCTGCAGACACAACAAAAGAGAAATTAAAGCAACTCTTGGGTGAAAATGTTTTACATCATATTTTAATCGTTTCAGTGAATTCAAAAAACATTGTGGTTTATCACAGTGGGGGAAAAACAACCACCATTCACAGGTGTAAATATCACTTATTTTCAAGATGTACATGTGaagaacaaaatataaaatttattgaaACAATTGAGTACTTTATTGCATATAAGAATGACCTTCGTTTCTACgacatgcagaataaggcaCCAAACCTTGAACTGCAATTGCAGGAACAGGCTAAGCTAGTAGATGgactaaaacacaaaatatcagTTCTCTCTTccagaaataatgaaatgagTAATGTAATAACTTcacaaaatgatgaaataaagcAACTAGAATCTttactgaaagaaaaagagaagatgcTGAGAGCCAAGAAGGAGAAGATAGCAagattaaaatcaaatcaaaatcacaCAGAGCTCTCTGCCTTGCATAAAAGGATTGAACAGCTTGAGAATGAAGCAAAGGAAAAAGATGAAGAGATAgaaaaattgaaaaaagaaaatcaagaaCTGAAAAAACAGCATGAAAGGAAAACAAAGGCATCATTCATGAGTTGGCCGAAGAAGAAGGCTACTAATTCAATTGAATTAGAATTATTGATCCCAGCAGGTAGGATACACAAAAATGCttatattattagatataacATGACAGAAAATAATATGTTCTCcttttaagaatttttttgatactttatatacacacaaaatggATAAAGTTATTTTCCTTCTATTGTATTAAAGAAACAATGGATGGTGAAGCACATCAAGACAGTGAAGTCGAAAGAGGTACGGAATATTTTTCTTATGGTATGTGACACCTGACAAAAGGAACAGGTTCACAGTTAGACCAGTGAGTCCTCTCAGTCTTTTATCAATATggacagcaaaaaataaaagggTTGATGTAAAAGTTCAGATTAAAAAAGCAAAAGGTTTTAGAAAGACGTGCAAGAAAATTGATCAAACTTACAGATGTGTTTGTGAAAGCAACTTGTCTGTGATATCAATGCAGCAGCTGAGACAGAGATATCTTTCACATAGTGTAGCACTGCATAATACATGGTACTGTTACAGTGACTGTTGTTCAATCATCCCTgtacaaataatataaatgcaaattacCTACAGATAAATCCTCATAGTGGATAGTCTACTGCTTTAACTCATGAGAAGCTTATagacaaacaaactaaacatttttaggcagtctgtattttctttatcttcAAGCTGCATGCAGTTTAGTGTTTAGTCATTTTAGACACAACGAATTTTAAAGTATTGCTGGCTTATTTATGAATGACTGACGTGTTCGTTTCAACACTGATGTGTTAGTAGATTTGAAGAAGCCATATTCATTATTGCATTATTGGTGTCCtactgtgtatatttataaataaagggaaaaaacagaaaaaatagatTGTAAACAAATTCAGTGTAAAGTGGAAAGCTTTTATATTTCAACTGTCTTTAATtgttaatgcatttaaatggtattttttatattctgtaaataataTGGGTTAAATATCAAACAATTGTGTACTGGTAGAAATATAGTTACTccttgaataataaaaaaaacttttagatTTTAACATTTCAGTTTTCGTCACTCACATGACTGGCTTTGTTTTTACTCAGGTGTGCAATTTGTGAAGAAAAACCGCAACGAGCTCATAGCAAGAATTGTGGCAGTGATGCCCATTGCTGATGACCTGTTTCCATTTATTGGCCAACATAAATATGACCTGATTAAACAAGCTCCAAATGGGTACGATAAAAATAGAGAGCTCTACGACATAATAGATAAAGGTGGAACAACATTACAAAAAGAGTTCTACAAATCCCTTTTAAAGCATGAGAAATGTCTTGTAGAAGACTTAGAGGAGCTACCAAAATAAAAAGTCATAATTTCTTTTCTGGGGAAACAAACATACCAGTGAGATCAACAACCACTTTATTTGGAGAAAATGGGAAAATTGTggagggaaaaacaaacaaactttatCTAAGCATGTCACTCattttgtaccgcttatccgaactacctcgggtcacggggagcctgtgcctatctcaggcgtcatcgggcatcaaggcaggatacaccctggacggaatgccaacccatctcagggcacacacacactctcattcactcacacaaacacacactacggacaattttgtctgttgatgccaatcaacctaccatgcatgtctttggaccgggggcggaaaccggagtacccggaggcggaggcgggaatcgaaacctcaaccctggaggtgtgaggcaaaccactaagccccctGTGCATATTGTTTaattagacaaaaataaatgtaaaatactaaaataatttatatagtttataccaccatacgcatttatgtataaacatatattttcacatatattttcatatagtttatactttttatttatctaccttctatttttatccttaattccattcctttctatgcttgaataccggacagacgtaaaaagcatttcactgcatgtcatacgTTGTACGTACAGtacgtgtatgtgacaaataaaattttatttgatttgattgagaTAATGTCTATGTTATGCTATTATCTATGTTTAGATATGTTTATTAATGCTTTTTTAATAATGATCTATTATCTATGTTAATTtcctaattaaaaatatttatggaTTCCTGAGTCAGAAAGACTTATCTATCCTCATGCACCTTATGCACTATATATAAGTCCTCTGAAATGTGTTATTGCGCATCTGAGATCAAAATGACTcatgtttactgtatgtatcaCTGTTGGAACCAAAATATTagttttctttgcttttctgtATGAGTTGTCATTTTTACTTAAAATGCTTtaagttattgttattttttaatcaatcaagTATCACTAACAATCACTACACAATACTGCTTTTAGTTTGtgtttcaatttttatttttattttttatttttattattgttttagcTTCTTGCAGTTGCTTAGGCATTGTGACATACATTGAAGTACATATTTTGGTCTGTCATGAAAAATAGGACAGGTTTGGGCAGAAGGTTTTATCTTTATCCTTACAAGAAGTCAATGCATCCAACAATGGGACCAGATATGATCTGAGCTACTGCATTCTACAGACTTAGGTGGCTTTTGAATTCTGAATTCCCCTCCAGTACAAGTTCTACCGAGTCACCAAACTCACTAAGGTCACATGTTGAAAAGAACATATagatatttgttcattttatctAGCACCCATATaactaaaagtaaaagtaacaaTCTTAATAGTTACTTGCTTCAGAATAAAAAAGTATCCATTGAAAACAATACTGAAGTAGCTAGATGCTAGTTACTTCTGATCTGATTGATATGAAGGAAAAACCCAGAATATCAAACTGGAGACCTGGTGGATATGAAACATAGGGTGAAGAAAAGTAGCCTTTTCTTAGTCCAGTGATGGGTGCATTAACATTACATAACATGtaatttacttattattattattattattattattattattattattattatatgcagTAGGATATATATAACCTGCTGTAAATACTGTTAGAACTGTTGTTGATGAATATGAATCAGTAAAACTATTTGACACTCATTAATGTTGTGATGTCATAGCTTGTGCTACATCTGCATGCTACTTCTGTATGAAGTTTATCCTTTGAAGAGGATGTAATCTTGGGGTATACATTTTCCTAGAATAGACCGTACCTGATGATTACATCAGAACATAAATTTAACTCCACAGATTTTCCCCTGTTCATGTATTGATAATGAAAATTGGAATACTTAGTATTTTTCTTGCAGTTAACAAATAAAAGCAGATTCttggtacagtatgtggagAAACTAGTTGAAAACTTGTCCTGACCTGTTTCCATTTTTTGGCCAACATAATTGAAAAGATTCAACAAGCTGAAATTGAGTATGAGCAACAGAGGCAGCTTTACGACAGAAGAGTTCTACAAATCCCTTTGAAAGCATGAGAAATTTCTTGTTGATGACTTAGAGGgcttttaaagctttaaactCTTGAAGGTTTTTAATGGCCTCTAAAATACTTCTAAATCAACTATGGAGTTgcagaagttttttttagttatctTGACCAGCTGTGACATACACTTCAGAGACCTGCTGTGCCCACTTACACAAGAGAGAAAGGAATGTTTcaataaaattgtatttcaAGGCAGATAGAGCAtcaaagtttaggaacccctgacaacttccatgattttcatttataaatatttgggtgtttggatcagcaatttcatttcgATCCATCAAATAATTGAAGGTCACTagtatttcagtagtgaaatgaggtttattggattaacagaaaatgtgcaatatgcatcaaaatgaaattagacaggagcataaatttgggcatgccaacagaaaaaaaaaaatcacatcaatatttagtagagcctcctttaacagaaataacagcctctagataCTTCCTTTAACCTGTAATGAGTGCCTGGAAtatggatgaatgtattttggaccattcctccttacaaaacatctccagttaagttaggtttgatgggtgccgagcatggacagcccgcttcaaatcaccccattgatgttcaatgatattcaggtctggggactgggatggccattcaggaacattgtacttgttcctctgcataaatgccggagtagattttgagcagtgttttgggtcgttgtcttgttgaaatatccagccacggtgtaacttcaactttgtgacggattcctcaacattattctcaagaatatGCTGATaatgagtggaatccatgcaaccctcaactttaaccagattcccagtaccgcactggccacacagcaatgacggaacctccaccaaattttactgtgggtagcaagtgtttttcttggaatgctgtgctCTTTTTCCACCATGCACAACggcccttgttatgaccaaataactcaatctttgtttcattactccacagcaccttattccaaaatgaagctggcttgtccaaatgtgtgtttgcatacctcaagcgactccGTTTGTCAcatgtgcagaaaaggcttctttcgcatcactctcccatacagcttcaccttgtgcaaagtgcgctTAATTGTTGAACAATGCACAGTAACACCAtttgcagcaagttgatgtaggttattggaggtggtctgtgggctgtttttgacctttttttttacctcttcaATAATTTACATGGCCTATtgacttctggccttaacaagaactgtgcctgtggtcttccatttcctcaccatgttcctcacagtggacactgacagcttatatcactgtgataactttttgtagccttcccctgaaccataatgttgaacaatctttgttttcaggtcatttgagagttgttttgtggcctccatgttgccacacttcagaggagagtcaaagagaacaacaattGCAATTGGCCaacttaaataccttttctcatgattggatgcagcTATTggatgaagttcaaggcttaatgagctcaccaaaccaattgtgtgttccagttaatcagtgctaagtagttacaggtattcaaatcaacaaaatggcacctgtctaatttaattttgatgcatattgcacatttcctgttaatccaataaacctcatttcactactgaaatattactgtgtccttcagttatttgatagatcaaaatcaAATTGCTGAtgcaaacacccaaatatttataaatgaaactgtcaggggttcctaaacgtTTGCATACAACTGTATTTGGAAAAAAAGTTGTGGAACACATGTGAAAGGGACATGAAAGAGTTAAATTAATGTCACGTGATAATGGTGGAGGGTCACGGGATTACCTGGGAATAGGAATATTAGTCACTTGCTCACTTAGTGCGGTGGAGAGAGGGGGTGAGTCAGGACGATGTATTTTTTGTTGACCATATACACATATAAGCAGgctgtggcactgctcaggtgttatgagagcccaggttgctctgatagtGGCTTTtagctcttctgcattgttgggtctggcatatcgcatcttcctcttcacaataccccATAGATTTTCCATGAGGTTAAGGTCAGGCGAGTTTGCTGACCAATTAAGAACAGGGATACTACAGTAtggtccttaaaccaggtactggtagctttggcactgtgtgcaggtgccaagtcctgttggaaaatgaaatgagattctccataaagttggtcagcagcCGGAAACATAAAGTGCTCTAAAACTTCCTAGTATACGGCTCCGTTGACCTTGGACTTCAGAAAATACAGTGGACAGACACCAGCAGATGATATGGCAccccagaccatcactgacTGTGGAAAAACTCAGTGTTTACACTGGACCTCAAGCAATGTGGATTGTgtgcctctcctctcttcctccagactctgggaccctGATTTCTATAGGAAATGCAAAATTTACTTTCATCTGAGAACATAACTTTTGACCACTCAGCAGCAGTCCAgtcctttttgtctttagcCCAGGCGAGACTCTTCGGACGCTGTCTGTGAACGTCATacttcctgctgctgaccaactttatggagatgcagatttcattttccaacaggacttggcacctgcacacagtTACAAACTTCCCAGTACCTGTgctgtgttttaaatgaaaaaagtccttttaaatgaaaattttctaatcatcatcataataatcatcatcattggcagcagcagcagactGTTATTGCATATTCTCAACACTACTGATAGAATGAACTACACTTCCCTTATTCCTCTGCAAATTAACACCTATGAACCACAGAACATGACTCATAAATGATCACTATCCACTTTCACAATGCCCAGACcaattattgtatatattagtAAATGTCCTAACAGGGAGTCAAAGGTATAGCAAAATGTATCTGAGACGGGTTAGATAGTTACAGTGCAATTTTTAACCCATTCATTTGCTTTCAAACTCTGAATCAAAATTTTTGATAACATCtctaaaaattattttcatgaCAAAGTTGACATTGTAAATGTCAGCTTCCTCCTTTTCCTTAGCCAATGTGCTGTAGTGTTTTAAGTTGCACATAAGATCACACACTGTGGACCCACTGCCAGTTTAGACTTTTCTACTGCACAAACTCTGGCatagtatttattttgtacaacagcaatttgccaaagcttacaatttttaatttattaataaatgacataATGCACATTTTAACTGCTCATTGttcatttaacattaaataaggtaattctatttttttgtcttactAAATTCAAAGGGAAAATAGAAAACAGTGGAAATCGTTCTGAACAGTAACAATTTTTGAAACAGTTtttgtgcaaataaaaaataaatctttttaaattttctatTTGCGTCCCTTATAAGGAAGCTtctgtagaaaaaaagaaagaaaaagaaagggtgTGGCTAAGTTTACAGGGGATACAGAAAACGAAACTTTAAGATGCTTTTAGCTTCGCCTTgttaagaaaaatataaaccTTAAAACTGAGTAGTTTGAGACCGAACTGATGTGTTACGTTGTTCgtctaataaaatattagcAATATTATTACCGTGAAACAGACTAAAGTAATAATGACAAACTGTCTTCCGGGGATTacgtttttgtgtgtgactcTTCTGATTCTTTTCAGCACGAAATCTCAATCGGgtaggaaatctctctctctctctctctctctctctctctctctctctctctctctctctctctctgtgtgtgtgtgtgtgtgtgtgtgtgtgt
Encoded proteins:
- the LOC125139002 gene encoding immune-associated nucleotide-binding protein 11-like, with translation MGSLITKAADQQHLLDDRDEVTLLDEMSVVLMGRHGVGKNTVGNAILKKKAFRSKDSSKDYYLKHENTTFGRHIIVTRVPGWHADLNSEKNFQHWRVIKDSLWSVKEKPHAIILVVDMNTKPADTTKEKLKQLLGENVLHHILIVSVNSKNIVVYHSGGKTTTIHRCKYHLFSRCTCEEQNIKFIETIEYFIAYKNDLRFYDMQNKAPNLELQLQEQAKLVDGLKHKISVLSSRNNEMSNVITSQNDEIKQLESLLKEKEKMLRAKKEKIARLKSNQNHTELSALHKRIEQLENEAKEKDEEIEKLKKENQELKKQHERKTKASFMSWPKKKATNSIELELLIPAETMDGEAHQDSEVERGVQFVKKNRNELIARIVAVMPIADDLFPFIGQHKYDLIKQAPNGYDKNRELYDIIDKGGTTLQKEFYKSLLKHEKCLVEDLEELPK